One genomic segment of Thalassospiraceae bacterium LMO-SO8 includes these proteins:
- a CDS encoding TAXI family TRAP transporter solute-binding subunit translates to MNIGKTKRLRVIRCLFAVAALAGGLAFWLHPGPAGAQKMLFFRIASGAAGGTYFPMAGLLAQVISNPPGSRSCTKGGNCGMEGLVAFAQSTHGSVANVSALDADQVESAFVQSDVTFWAYTGTGPFTGKKAFKKLCVLSSLYPEHVHVVAGRDRGIKSVYDLKGKRVSIGLPESGVLVGARLVLGAHGLVEKRDFMPEYVKSKTATELVRDGHLDAFIDVSGYPIDGVSEMANTTGLTLVPVQGKERDALIAGAPFYSADVIPGNTYKGNSRSMETVSVSALWLSRTNLPDDLHYGVVKGLYGNMQARHLLNNGHAKGKNLTLESHHAGVPIPYCPGAARFYKEKGVYKAPAAP, encoded by the coding sequence ATGAACATTGGAAAGACGAAACGCCTGCGGGTGATCCGTTGCTTGTTTGCCGTGGCTGCGCTGGCGGGGGGGCTTGCCTTCTGGCTGCATCCTGGCCCGGCCGGGGCGCAGAAGATGCTGTTCTTCCGGATCGCCAGCGGCGCCGCCGGCGGCACGTATTTTCCCATGGCGGGCCTGTTGGCTCAGGTGATTTCCAATCCACCGGGGTCCCGGAGCTGCACCAAGGGCGGCAACTGCGGCATGGAAGGGCTGGTCGCCTTCGCGCAATCGACCCATGGGTCGGTCGCCAATGTTTCCGCGCTCGATGCGGATCAGGTCGAATCCGCCTTCGTTCAATCCGATGTGACCTTCTGGGCATATACGGGCACGGGGCCGTTTACCGGCAAGAAGGCGTTCAAGAAGCTCTGTGTGCTGTCCAGCCTCTATCCCGAACACGTCCATGTGGTCGCGGGCAGAGACCGGGGCATCAAATCGGTTTACGACCTGAAGGGAAAGCGCGTGTCCATCGGGTTGCCTGAATCGGGGGTTCTGGTCGGCGCGCGCCTGGTGCTGGGCGCCCATGGCTTGGTGGAAAAGCGCGATTTCATGCCGGAATACGTGAAATCCAAGACCGCCACCGAACTGGTTCGCGACGGTCATCTGGACGCCTTCATCGACGTGTCGGGCTATCCCATTGACGGCGTGTCCGAGATGGCGAACACGACGGGACTGACCCTGGTCCCCGTGCAGGGCAAGGAACGTGACGCCCTGATCGCCGGGGCGCCGTTCTATTCCGCCGATGTCATTCCGGGCAATACCTACAAGGGGAATTCGCGGTCCATGGAGACCGTCAGCGTGTCCGCGCTCTGGCTGTCGCGGACAAACCTGCCGGATGATCTTCATTACGGCGTGGTCAAGGGGCTGTACGGCAACATGCAGGCGCGGCATCTGTTGAACAACGGACATGCCAAGGGAAAGAACCTGACACTGGAAAGCCATCACGCCGGGGTTCCCATTCCCTATTGCCCAGGCGCCGCCCGTTTTTACAAGGAAAAGGGCGTCTACAAGGCGCCGGCCGCCCCCTAG
- a CDS encoding amidase: MDICRLSAEAALARMETGDLTARELVQACLDRIAEREDAVAAWAFLDPNLALAQADAADRRRRDGQAGPLNGIPVGIKDIIDTADQPTENGSRLCAGRRPDKDATLVALLREAGAVIMGKCVTTEFALSAPGKTRNPHDPARTPGGSSSGSAAAVGDFMVPLAIGSQTGGSMLRPASFNGAYGLKPTFGTISRAGMSPLSRRLDHPGIFARTPEDVALAARVLMRRDPADKDMRGHAGLGEADPLTAPPRLAFVRGPAWSRGEADMQHAIEDLARRLGDVVHEAELPPIFDAALACHGMVMNGSVVQALGPYYDRDRAGLDPITADRIERGMTVTAREYLDALYQAEAMQDALAGFFEGVDAILTPAAPGQAPRDLSRTGDASFNGYWTLMGAPAASLPLLKGADGMPIGVQVVCPWGEDAKLLRICRWLADKAGEWR, translated from the coding sequence ATGGATATCTGCCGCCTCAGCGCCGAAGCCGCGCTCGCCCGCATGGAAACGGGCGATCTGACCGCCCGCGAACTGGTACAGGCCTGCCTGGACCGCATCGCCGAACGCGAGGACGCCGTCGCCGCCTGGGCGTTCCTGGACCCGAATCTGGCCCTGGCTCAGGCGGATGCCGCCGACCGGCGCCGCCGTGACGGTCAGGCGGGGCCCCTCAACGGCATTCCCGTCGGCATCAAGGACATCATCGACACGGCCGACCAGCCGACGGAGAACGGCTCCCGCCTGTGCGCCGGGCGCCGCCCCGACAAGGACGCGACTCTGGTCGCCCTGCTGCGCGAGGCGGGGGCGGTCATCATGGGCAAATGCGTGACCACGGAGTTCGCCCTGTCGGCCCCCGGAAAGACACGCAATCCCCACGATCCGGCGCGCACGCCGGGGGGCTCGTCCTCGGGCTCGGCCGCCGCCGTCGGCGATTTCATGGTGCCGCTCGCGATCGGCTCGCAGACCGGCGGATCGATGCTGCGCCCGGCGTCGTTCAACGGTGCGTACGGGTTGAAACCCACCTTCGGCACGATTTCCCGCGCCGGCATGTCGCCCCTGTCCCGGCGGCTGGATCATCCGGGCATCTTCGCGCGCACGCCCGAGGATGTGGCCTTGGCCGCCCGCGTGCTGATGCGCCGGGATCCGGCGGACAAGGACATGCGCGGTCATGCCGGGCTGGGCGAGGCGGATCCGCTGACCGCGCCGCCGCGTCTGGCGTTCGTGCGCGGACCGGCCTGGAGCCGCGGCGAGGCGGACATGCAGCACGCGATCGAGGATCTGGCCCGCCGCCTGGGCGATGTCGTGCATGAGGCGGAACTGCCGCCCATCTTCGACGCCGCCCTGGCCTGCCATGGAATGGTGATGAACGGCTCGGTCGTGCAGGCCCTCGGCCCCTATTACGACCGCGACCGCGCGGGTCTGGACCCGATCACCGCCGACCGGATCGAACGCGGCATGACCGTGACGGCTCGGGAATACCTGGATGCCCTCTATCAGGCCGAAGCGATGCAGGACGCGCTGGCGGGGTTTTTCGAGGGCGTCGATGCGATCCTGACCCCGGCGGCCCCCGGTCAGGCGCCCCGCGACCTGAGCCGCACGGGCGATGCATCCTTCAACGGTTATTGGACCCTCATGGGCGCGCCGGCGGCCAGCCTTCCCCTGCTGAAGGGGGCCGACGGCATGCCTATCGGCGTGCAGGTCGTCTGTCCCTGGGGCGAGGACGCCAAGCTGTTGCGCATCTGCCGTTGGCTCGCGGACAAGGCCGGGGAATGGCGGTGA
- a CDS encoding Zn-dependent hydrolase, whose amino-acid sequence MAVTATGMTAPVNGDRLWRSLMDMGEIGATAGGGVGRIALTDLDKAGRDLFVDWCKDAGLAVRVDRMGNIIGRRAGADDTAPPVVTGSHLDSQPLGGKFDGAYGVLAGLEVVRALNDAGIATRAPLEIVNWTDEEGVRFTAGVVASGVYAGQFDLDYGLNLPDRDGTTTLGRELARIGYDGDAPCGGYPISAFFEAHIEQGPILEREGAVIGAVLGAQGRRCHTVTVSGEEGHAGTLPMTLRRDALVGTARMIDGLNRLAFDFDPLPVITTGYLQVRPNSRNTVPGRVVFSTDIRHPDNALLAEICGRAEALCHRLAEEAGVEVEVAEMFGRDSITFDPDCVETVRAAAKRLDLVCRDIHSGAGHDACNLARAAPTGMIFVPCKDGISHNEREAATPGDLAAGCQVLLEAMVDRAGIA is encoded by the coding sequence ATGGCGGTGACCGCCACCGGCATGACGGCGCCGGTGAACGGCGACCGCCTGTGGCGGTCTCTCATGGACATGGGCGAAATCGGCGCGACGGCCGGTGGCGGGGTCGGGCGCATCGCCCTGACCGATCTGGACAAGGCGGGCCGCGACCTGTTCGTCGACTGGTGCAAGGACGCGGGCCTGGCGGTCCGCGTCGACCGCATGGGCAACATCATCGGCCGTCGTGCCGGCGCGGACGACACGGCACCCCCGGTCGTCACGGGCAGTCATCTCGACAGCCAGCCGCTCGGCGGGAAGTTCGACGGGGCTTACGGGGTGCTGGCCGGGCTTGAGGTCGTGCGCGCCTTGAACGATGCCGGCATCGCCACCCGCGCGCCGCTTGAAATCGTCAACTGGACGGACGAGGAAGGCGTGCGTTTCACCGCCGGGGTTGTCGCGTCGGGGGTTTATGCGGGGCAGTTTGACCTGGATTACGGGCTCAATCTGCCCGACCGCGATGGCACGACCACGCTGGGCCGGGAACTGGCGCGCATCGGCTATGACGGCGACGCCCCTTGCGGCGGCTATCCCATTTCGGCGTTTTTCGAGGCCCATATTGAACAAGGCCCGATTCTGGAACGGGAAGGTGCCGTCATCGGCGCCGTGCTCGGTGCCCAGGGGCGGCGCTGCCACACCGTTACCGTAAGCGGTGAGGAAGGCCACGCCGGGACGCTGCCGATGACCCTGCGCCGCGATGCCCTGGTCGGGACGGCCCGCATGATCGACGGACTGAACCGCCTGGCCTTCGATTTCGATCCCCTGCCGGTCATCACCACGGGCTATTTGCAGGTGCGGCCCAATTCACGCAACACGGTGCCGGGGCGGGTTGTCTTTTCCACCGATATCCGCCATCCGGACAACGCCCTGTTGGCTGAAATCTGCGGCCGCGCGGAGGCATTATGCCACCGCCTCGCCGAGGAGGCCGGGGTGGAGGTGGAGGTCGCGGAGATGTTTGGCCGTGATTCGATCACCTTCGATCCCGACTGTGTCGAGACCGTGCGTGCCGCCGCGAAGCGGCTTGACCTGGTTTGCCGCGACATCCATTCGGGCGCCGGACACGACGCCTGCAACCTGGCGCGCGCCGCGCCGACAGGCATGATCTTCGTGCCTTGCAAGGACGGGATCAGCCATAACGAGCGGGAGGCGGCGACGCCCGGCGATTTGGCGGCGGGATGTCAGGTGCTGCTGGAAGCGATGGTCGACCGGGCCGGAATCGCCTGA
- a CDS encoding helix-turn-helix transcriptional regulator: MSQEKLGDAVGLTFQQIQKYERGANRIGASRLYMFSRILDVPVAYFFEELPSQIRTHEGQMQIGLSDLPQDALERDPMARRETLELVRAYYAVGNPKVRRRIVDLVRSLGGEED, translated from the coding sequence ATGAGCCAGGAAAAGCTCGGCGACGCGGTTGGTCTGACCTTCCAGCAGATTCAGAAGTACGAACGCGGCGCCAACCGCATCGGCGCCAGCCGGTTATACATGTTCTCGCGCATTCTCGACGTGCCGGTCGCCTATTTCTTCGAGGAACTGCCGTCTCAGATACGCACCCACGAGGGACAGATGCAGATCGGTCTGTCCGATTTGCCGCAGGATGCGCTGGAGCGTGATCCCATGGCGCGCCGCGAGACCCTGGAATTGGTCCGTGCCTATTACGCCGTCGGCAACCCCAAGGTCCGGCGCCGGATCGTCGATCTTGTCCGCTCGCTCGGCGGCGAGGAAGACTGA